GTCACGGTGAAGCCGTGGCCGTTCATATGAAGGTCACATCGACCTGGAACAGACGTTCAACGGCCGGCACATACTTGCGATCCACCAGGAAGAGAATCACGTGATCCTCGGGCTCGATGACGATATCCCGATGCCCCATGATCACATCCTTGTCCCGCACGATGGCACCGATAGTGGTACCCGGCGGCAGGGCGATATCTTCAATGGCCTTGCCCACCACTTCCGAGGTATCAGGATCACCATGGGCCACCGCCTCGATGGCCTCGGCGGCACCTCGACGCAGGGAATGAACGGCCACCACATCACCGCGTCGGATGTGCGTCAGCAATGACCCAATGGTGATCTGCTGGGGCGAAATGGCGATATCGATGGCCCCGCTCTGGACCAGATCCACATAGGAGGGGCGATTGATCAGCGCCATGGTTTTCTTTGCGCCCAGGTGCTTGGCCAGCATGGACGACAGGATGTTGGCTTCCTCGGCATTGGTCACGCCACAGAAGACATCCACATGCTCGATGTTTTCATCTCGAAACAGCTCTTCATCGGCGGCATCTCCGTGCAGCACGATGGTCTTGTCGAGGCGCTCGGACAGCTGCCGGGCTCGATCCTTGTCCCGCTCGATCAGCTTGACGTTATGGGTTTCTTCAAGGGCCGCCGCCAGTCGTTCACCGATGTTGCCGCCACCGGCAATGATGACCCGTCGGGCAGGCCGATCCAGCTTTCGGAGTTCCGAAATGACCTGACGAATATCCTCGCGAGCGGCAATGAAGAAGACCTCGTCGTCCGCCTCGATGACGGTATCCCCCTCCGGAATGATGGGCTCGCCACGACGGTAGATGGCCGCCACCCGGGCATCCAGGTTGGGCAGATGGTCGCGGATGTTGCGCAGCTCATTGCCCACCAGTGGGCCACCGTAATAGGCGCGCACGGCCACCAGCCGAACCCGTCCATCGGCGAAGTCCAGCACCTGCAGCGCCCCCGGATACTGGATGAGTCGGCGGATGTAGTCCATCACCAGCTTTTCCGGGCTGATGACCACATCCACCGGCATGGCTTCCTGGACGAACAGGGCTTCAGCCTGGATGTATTCGGTGGCGCGGATGCGGGCGATCTTGGTGGGGGTGTGATAGAGGGTGTAGGCCACCTGGCAGGCGACCATATTGGTCTCGTCACTGTCGGTGACGGCCACGATCATCTCGGCGTCATCGGCCCCGGCACGGGCGAGCACATCCGGATAGGAGGCCATGCCACGCACGGTCCGGATATCCAGCCGGTCCTGCATTTCCTGCAGGCGCTCGGCGTCGATGTCCACCACCGTGACTTCGTTGGCCTCTTCACGGGCCAGATGCTGAGCCACTGTGGACCCCACCTGCCCGGCCCCAAGAATGAGAATCTTCATGCGGTTGCAGATTACGCCCGCCGACCTCCGGGCGCAACAGCTGCGGGGAAAAGCGCCGCGAAATGGACGCTAAATGAACGCGAAATTAAACCTTTTTTTGGCCACAGATGGACACAGATGAACGCGGATGTGGGCCGTGCCAGGTGAGCCGCCGTGCGGCTTCGGCGGGGCCGTGCCAGAGGATGGCACGGCCCTTTTGATTGGCACCGTCTGTGGGAGCGGCGTCCGCCGCGATGACAATCTCCCGGTTGGCACGCCATCCTCTATGGCCGCGCCTACAGGGGGTTCCAACAACCGGGCGTGCCAACCGAAAAATTGAAATCGCGGCTGAAAGCCGCTCCCACAGGTGGCTGTCAGCACCTCCGGTGCCAAACCTTATCTTGTGTCCATTTCGTGTTCATCTCGTGGTCAATCCCTTTCATGCCGTCAACAGCCACGGCCCCTCCGAGGCCGCACGGCACCCCACCCGGCACGGCCCAAATCTCGCGTCCATTTAGCGTGCATTTCGCGGCCAAATGTTTTTCAGGTTTTATCTCGTGTGCATTTCGTGTCCATTTCGTGGTCCCACCCACTCAAGACAGCGACTCGAGCTTGGCATAAGCCAGCACCAGCCACTTGCTGCCCACGCCTTCGAAATTGACCTGGACCCGCGCCTGGGGGCCGTCGCCTTCCCGGTTGAGAACGATGCCCTCACCAAAGGCGGCGTGGTGGACGCGGCTGCCCAGGGTGATCCCGTCCACCGGGGCCTGAGCCAGGCCACCGCCGGTCAAGGTGGCGGGGCGACTGACCTGTACCCGCGGGCGAACTTCATGCAGACAGTCGGCGGGAATCTCGGCCAGAAAGCGGGAAGGAACGCCATAGGTCTCGCTGCCGTGCAGGCGCCGGCTTTCAGCATAGCTGAGATACAGATGGCGCATGGCTCGCGTCATGCCCACGTAACACAGACGCCGCTCCTCCTGGATGCCATCCGGGTCCTGGATGGAGCGCTGGTGGGGAAAGAGCCCGTCCTCCAGGCCGGTAAGAAATACCAGTGGGAACTCCAGGCCCTTGGCGGAATGCAGTGTCATCAGTTGAACACATTCCTCCCAGGCGTCGGATTGACCTTCTCCCGCCTCAAGCGCCGCGTGAGACAGGAAGGAGGCAAGCGGTGGCAATTCGTCTTCGAGGGGATCCGGTTCGTAAGCCTGGGCGGCGGACACCAGTTCGTCCAGGTTTTCCAGCCGGGCATCGGCCTTTTCGCCCTTTTCCTTGCCGTAATGTTCATACAGGCCGGACACCTGAATGACGTGATCCACCTGTTCATGCAGGTCAAGATCCGCACTGTCTTCGGCCATGCGATTGATCAGATCGATGAAACGGGTCAGGGCACTGCCGGCCCGTGCCGAGATCCGGCCACTGTTGACCAGTTCACCGGCCGCTTTCCAGAGACTGCTGCCGTCGGCCCGGGCCTGGGCACGCACCTGCTCCACGGTTCGCTGCCCCACGCCCCGGGTGGGCACGTTGACCACCCGTTCAAAGGAGGGATCGTCGTCGCGATTGGCCATCAGCCGCAGATAGGCCAGGGCATCCTTGATCTCCTGGCGCTCGAAGAAGCGCAGACCGCCATAGACCCGGTAGGGAATGGCTTCGGCCATGAGCAGTTCCTCGAACACCCGGGACTGGGCGTTGGAACGATACAGGATGGCAATGTCGGAACGCGCCCCGCCGTCGCGCAGGTACTGACGCAGGGATTCGACCACATACTGTGCTTCATCCCTTTCGTTGTAGGCCGCATAGAGGGTGACCGGCTCTCCCTCCTCGCCGTCGGTCCAGAGATTCTTGCCCAGACGATCATTGTTATGGGTGATCAGGGCATTGGCGGCGCGCAGGATGGTGCCGGTGGAGCGATAGTTCTGCTCCAGACGAACCACCCGGTGCTCCGGGTGTTCGTTCTGGAAGCGCTGGAGATTTTCCACCTTCGCGCCACGCCAGCCATAGATGGACTGGTCATCGTCACCGACGATGAAGGGGCAGCCATCCTTGCCGGCAATCAGTCGAATCCAGGCGTACTGGATGGCATTGGTATCCTGGAACTCATCCACCAGCACATGCCGGAAGCGCTGCTGATAGTGGCGCAGTATGGATTCGTTATCACGCAGCAATTCGTGGGCACGCAGCAGCAGTTCCGCGAAATCCACCACACCGGCCCGTTCGCAGGCCTCCTCGTAGGCATGATAGACGCGGATGAACTGGCGCTGGACCGGATCATCATTGTCCGCCACATGGCGTGCCCGCAGGCCCTCGTCCTTGCGTGCGTTGATGAACCACTGGATCTGGCGCGGCGGCCAGCGCCCGTCGTCCATTTCCATGGCCCGCAGCAGCCGCTTGATCATGCGGTGCTGATCTTCCGCATCCAGAATCTGAAAACCCTCGCGCAGACCGGCCTCCCGACAGTGCAGACGCAAAAGCCGATGAGCGAGGCCATGGAAGGTGCCCACCCACATGCTGCCGGCCGGGCCACCAATCAGCTGCTCGATGCGACCACGCATCTCGCCGGCGGCCTTGTTGGTGAAAGTCACGGCCATGATGCCGAAGGGGGTGACTCCCTCCACCTGCATCAGCCAGGCGATACGATGAACCAGCACCCGGGTCTTGCCGCTGCCGGCACCGGCCAGTACCAGCATGGGCACGGCCGGGGCGGTTACGGCCTCACGCTGGGCATCGTTGAGCGGGTCGAGAATTGCGGTCACGTCATCCATGGCTCAATTCTACCAGCCGCCGTACAGTCGAGGCAGGCAGGTCGCTTGTCCACGGCTCCGGGTGCTGCCATTATTGGGATGTTTTTCCACGGCATGATCCATCGAGTGCCGGCCCGGCGAAGGATGCACCGACAGGAAGCCGGTGTGTCACCCGTACTCGTCAACTGCCTCGGCCCAGGGAAGCGGGGGGCAGCCAGAGACCTTCCATGCTGATCCAGACCCTGCACTGGCTCGTGATTGCAAGCAGCGGCCTCTGCCCCGGCGGCGAGCCGTTGAGCCTGCCAAAGGAGGGCCGGGCGCCCGTGACGCGGGAGCAGCAACTGGCCCTCGCTGATCCCGGGCAGGAATGGCAGGCCGCGCGTCTGGTTCGGGATAAGGATTGCGACGATCTCAGACCGGCACGGGCATTTACCCGGAGAGGGCAACGTCACTGGATCGCACTGGATGCCTCCGCACTGGCGGAACCGGACATTCTCCTTAGCGGCTGGGGATTGCACGTTCCCGCGATGGGCTTTCGTGAACTCTGCGTGCACTGGCCGCTGGTCGGGGAGGGCTGGCATAGACAATGCGCTGGCAACAATCGGGAAGCCGGCGCAGATGCTGTCAGGCATCAACACCGTATCTTTCTGGCACCAGAGGGGATGAGTGCTGACAGGAACGTGCTGATCAGCGCCCAATCACCCTTCTTTGCGCTGCCGCCAATCGAAATCGCTTCCGCTTCGGAATTACTTTCGGCTCACGGCCGTTCCGGCCTGTTCACCGGCGCCGCCTATGGCATCCTGCTGTCCATCGTGATCTACGGCCTGCTCCTGCTGGGCACCACCCGCAATCTCAGCCTGCTTTATTTTTCCGGCTATTTCGGCCTGTTCGCCCTGGCCCTTTTTCTGGCCGAAGGCCTGCACCTGGCCTGGTTCGGCATCGGCACGGTCATCGGCGGCACACACCTGGCCTTCGCCCTGCTCGGTGTCGCCCTGCTGGCGGGCACCCTCTTTCTTGGACACTTTCTGCGCAGCCGCCACAATGATCCATGGCAGCACCTTCTGCTCTGGGTCATCGGCATTGTCGGGCCGGGCCTGATGTGGCTGGCCGCTCTGCGTCTGGACTGGACACAATGGGCCAGCGAAACCGGAGCCCTGGTCTTCGCCTTCGGTGGACTCGCGGCCACGGCGAAAGGCGTGCTGCATGGACGCCGCAATGCCGGCCCGCTGCTGATCGGCTTTGTGATCCTTTCCCTTGCCCTGGTCATCAACAGCCTGGTGCGTCTCGGCTGGCTGCCGTCGCCAGGGATGAACAGCATTGATATTCTCAAGTCCGCCCTGCTGCTCGGGGGCATGACCATCGGCCTGGCCGCCGAGAGGGAGTTTTCCAACCTGCGACGCCAACGGGATCGGGCCTCGCTGCTGGCCGAAACCCATCAACGCATTGCCCTGTACCGTGTGGATTACGACGGCGTAACGGGACTGCCCAATCGCCGGCGTTTCTTCAAGCTGGTCAGCGAACGGGTGGCCAATGTGGTCGAGGGACAGGGTGTCGGGGTCATACGCATCGAGTTCACGGATTTTCGTCGCCTGCGACACCTGCACGGCCAGGAGGTGGCGGAAGACCTGCTACGACAACTGGTGGCGCGCCTGCAGCGGTTCGAGAACAGCGGCCGGGTGCTCGGGCGAACGGAAACCGACGAGTTCAGTCTGTTGTTGCCACTCCCCGGCACCGAAAGTGCGGCGGAGTCGATTCTCGATGCCCTGGCCGGTGATATTCACGCGGCCGTCAGCGAGGGACTGACGGTGGGCTCGGAAGAGATTCGCGTGCAGTGCGTCATGGGTGGCAGTCATTATCCCCTGCAGGCCAACAGCGGGGAGCAGCTACTGGTACAGGCGGAAGCGGGACTGTTCGAATCCCGGGAAGCCGAGCACGGGGCATTTCATCTTTTCGGGAGAAACGACGGGCCCGGCTTTCGGGAGCGGTGGTCCATGGGGCGGCGGCTCACGGCCGCCATGGAAGCAGAGGAAATCCGGGTTCATTATCAGCCCATCGTGGATCTGGCTGGCGGTGGCATTCGTCAGCTGGAAGCGCTGGCGCGATGGACCGACCCGGAGTTCGGCGAGATTTCCCCCGGCATCTTCATCCCCGTGGCGGAGAACCTGGGCATCATCGAGACTCTGAGCAGGCAACTGGTACGACAGGCCTGTCGCGATTTCGCCCGCTGGCAGGCGCTGGGCATTCTCGGTGCAACGAAGCTTTCACTGAACCTCTCCCCCCTGCAGCTGCGCGACCCGCACTTCGAGGACTGGCTGTTGGACACCATTGCCGAACACGGCCTGACCGCGCGGCAAGTCTCTCTGGAGATCACCGAGAACACCCTGGTGGAGAATCTGGCCACGGCCCGCGATCGCCTGCAGCGTCTTGCCGACCAGGGCATGGGCATCAGCGTGGACGATTTCGGGGTGGGCTATTCCTCACTCAGCTACATTCGGGAGCTGCCCATTGATACACTCAAGATTGACCGCAGTTTCATGGGGCGTCTGTCCCATTCCGAGGCCGAGCGGGAGATCCTGCGCAGTCTGCTGACCATGGCCCGTCGTCTGCGCCTGTCCGTGGTGGCCGAGGGCATCGAGTACGAGAACCAGGCTGCCTTTCTCCGGCGCCATGGCTGCCCACTGGGGCAGGGTTTCCTGTTCAGCCGGCCGCAGTCGGCCGAGGCAATAGCGGTTCAACTGCGCCGCAAACCAGGGTTGTAGGGAAGCACTGATCCATCGGCGCT
Above is a genomic segment from Natronospira bacteriovora containing:
- the trkA gene encoding Trk system potassium transporter TrkA, giving the protein MKILILGAGQVGSTVAQHLAREEANEVTVVDIDAERLQEMQDRLDIRTVRGMASYPDVLARAGADDAEMIVAVTDSDETNMVACQVAYTLYHTPTKIARIRATEYIQAEALFVQEAMPVDVVISPEKLVMDYIRRLIQYPGALQVLDFADGRVRLVAVRAYYGGPLVGNELRNIRDHLPNLDARVAAIYRRGEPIIPEGDTVIEADDEVFFIAAREDIRQVISELRKLDRPARRVIIAGGGNIGERLAAALEETHNVKLIERDKDRARQLSERLDKTIVLHGDAADEELFRDENIEHVDVFCGVTNAEEANILSSMLAKHLGAKKTMALINRPSYVDLVQSGAIDIAISPQQITIGSLLTHIRRGDVVAVHSLRRGAAEAIEAVAHGDPDTSEVVGKAIEDIALPPGTTIGAIVRDKDVIMGHRDIVIEPEDHVILFLVDRKYVPAVERLFQVDVTFI
- the uvrD gene encoding DNA helicase II — encoded protein: MDDVTAILDPLNDAQREAVTAPAVPMLVLAGAGSGKTRVLVHRIAWLMQVEGVTPFGIMAVTFTNKAAGEMRGRIEQLIGGPAGSMWVGTFHGLAHRLLRLHCREAGLREGFQILDAEDQHRMIKRLLRAMEMDDGRWPPRQIQWFINARKDEGLRARHVADNDDPVQRQFIRVYHAYEEACERAGVVDFAELLLRAHELLRDNESILRHYQQRFRHVLVDEFQDTNAIQYAWIRLIAGKDGCPFIVGDDDQSIYGWRGAKVENLQRFQNEHPEHRVVRLEQNYRSTGTILRAANALITHNNDRLGKNLWTDGEEGEPVTLYAAYNERDEAQYVVESLRQYLRDGGARSDIAILYRSNAQSRVFEELLMAEAIPYRVYGGLRFFERQEIKDALAYLRLMANRDDDPSFERVVNVPTRGVGQRTVEQVRAQARADGSSLWKAAGELVNSGRISARAGSALTRFIDLINRMAEDSADLDLHEQVDHVIQVSGLYEHYGKEKGEKADARLENLDELVSAAQAYEPDPLEDELPPLASFLSHAALEAGEGQSDAWEECVQLMTLHSAKGLEFPLVFLTGLEDGLFPHQRSIQDPDGIQEERRLCYVGMTRAMRHLYLSYAESRRLHGSETYGVPSRFLAEIPADCLHEVRPRVQVSRPATLTGGGLAQAPVDGITLGSRVHHAAFGEGIVLNREGDGPQARVQVNFEGVGSKWLVLAYAKLESLS
- a CDS encoding putative bifunctional diguanylate cyclase/phosphodiesterase gives rise to the protein MLIQTLHWLVIASSGLCPGGEPLSLPKEGRAPVTREQQLALADPGQEWQAARLVRDKDCDDLRPARAFTRRGQRHWIALDASALAEPDILLSGWGLHVPAMGFRELCVHWPLVGEGWHRQCAGNNREAGADAVRHQHRIFLAPEGMSADRNVLISAQSPFFALPPIEIASASELLSAHGRSGLFTGAAYGILLSIVIYGLLLLGTTRNLSLLYFSGYFGLFALALFLAEGLHLAWFGIGTVIGGTHLAFALLGVALLAGTLFLGHFLRSRHNDPWQHLLLWVIGIVGPGLMWLAALRLDWTQWASETGALVFAFGGLAATAKGVLHGRRNAGPLLIGFVILSLALVINSLVRLGWLPSPGMNSIDILKSALLLGGMTIGLAAEREFSNLRRQRDRASLLAETHQRIALYRVDYDGVTGLPNRRRFFKLVSERVANVVEGQGVGVIRIEFTDFRRLRHLHGQEVAEDLLRQLVARLQRFENSGRVLGRTETDEFSLLLPLPGTESAAESILDALAGDIHAAVSEGLTVGSEEIRVQCVMGGSHYPLQANSGEQLLVQAEAGLFESREAEHGAFHLFGRNDGPGFRERWSMGRRLTAAMEAEEIRVHYQPIVDLAGGGIRQLEALARWTDPEFGEISPGIFIPVAENLGIIETLSRQLVRQACRDFARWQALGILGATKLSLNLSPLQLRDPHFEDWLLDTIAEHGLTARQVSLEITENTLVENLATARDRLQRLADQGMGISVDDFGVGYSSLSYIRELPIDTLKIDRSFMGRLSHSEAEREILRSLLTMARRLRLSVVAEGIEYENQAAFLRRHGCPLGQGFLFSRPQSAEAIAVQLRRKPGL